One region of Parerythrobacter jejuensis genomic DNA includes:
- a CDS encoding SGNH/GDSL hydrolase family protein → MLALHAPRAAAPDKLTSLAGDAIIPQLIDPMPTVSESASSTLPRYWPTSSGTPFYQMASAPQGGVFTFCRGLPGSTQSGITYSEGRVMTASNAGARATLGQQWSFIHEGAKIELQVRSNPHGFLVRVDNKFLSLEPYQTSGQTIVTLDFGMLARRRIDLISWGMGFAGIFTDPTDSVFAATLRGPRAIIFGDSFTTPAPTNWATWFGHAMGWDDVWPSGVGGTGFVNDGNGNAVSLPDRVATDIVPYNPDLVFLHAGLNDFLVPPDEVEEGAFHTVRRIRDALPSTQVVGGADTAFGIEAWSAANLDTLDAIRTGIERGGGHWISPVELPLAFAGQPIGAEATLYAPVSAGQAGNDGTPDSVTHPNGFTCNTAVDNSLVNLRIGSVVEIGSGPNRERVAITSVGFHHARLVYGFDGAMQYDHVAGEPVREVGPCFVTGHGTSASPSGWGSADRFIGVDNFHYSPEGHRALGAVNAALLRQHLRGRPLI, encoded by the coding sequence ATGCTGGCGCTACATGCTCCGCGCGCAGCGGCTCCCGACAAGCTGACCTCACTTGCTGGTGATGCCATCATTCCTCAATTGATTGATCCCATGCCGACAGTAAGCGAGAGCGCGTCCTCTACCCTCCCGCGCTATTGGCCGACCTCCAGCGGTACGCCCTTCTACCAAATGGCTTCGGCACCTCAGGGCGGGGTCTTTACCTTCTGCCGTGGCCTGCCGGGTAGCACCCAGTCGGGCATTACCTATTCCGAAGGCCGCGTGATGACCGCCTCGAATGCAGGCGCGCGCGCCACGCTTGGCCAGCAGTGGTCGTTCATTCACGAGGGTGCCAAGATCGAGCTGCAGGTTCGAAGCAATCCGCACGGCTTCCTCGTCCGGGTCGACAACAAGTTTCTTTCACTTGAGCCATACCAGACTTCAGGCCAGACCATCGTTACTCTTGATTTCGGGATGTTGGCCCGCCGTCGGATCGATCTCATCTCTTGGGGCATGGGCTTCGCCGGTATTTTCACCGATCCCACCGATAGCGTGTTTGCCGCTACCTTGCGCGGGCCACGGGCGATTATCTTTGGAGACAGCTTCACGACTCCCGCACCAACAAACTGGGCAACTTGGTTTGGCCATGCGATGGGTTGGGACGACGTCTGGCCCAGCGGTGTCGGCGGCACCGGCTTCGTCAATGACGGCAATGGCAATGCAGTCTCCCTACCTGACCGTGTTGCGACCGACATTGTGCCTTACAACCCCGACCTCGTATTCTTGCATGCTGGCCTCAATGATTTTCTGGTCCCGCCTGATGAAGTGGAGGAAGGGGCTTTCCATACTGTCAGGCGCATCCGCGACGCATTGCCCTCTACGCAGGTCGTCGGGGGTGCCGATACCGCTTTCGGCATTGAAGCCTGGAGCGCAGCCAATCTTGACACGCTGGACGCCATCCGCACGGGTATTGAACGCGGGGGCGGGCACTGGATTAGTCCGGTCGAACTGCCTCTTGCCTTTGCCGGTCAGCCGATTGGTGCGGAGGCGACGCTATATGCGCCCGTTTCTGCGGGCCAAGCGGGAAATGATGGTACGCCCGACAGCGTAACCCATCCCAACGGGTTCACGTGTAATACGGCAGTCGACAATTCGCTGGTCAACCTGCGGATCGGTTCGGTGGTCGAGATCGGGAGCGGACCCAATCGGGAACGGGTCGCGATTACAAGCGTGGGTTTCCATCACGCTCGCCTCGTTTACGGCTTTGACGGTGCGATGCAGTATGACCACGTGGCAGGGGAACCCGTCCGTGAAGTTGGCCCTTGTTTCGTAACGGGCCATGGTACGTCGGCCAGTCCTTCAGGCTGGGGCAGCGCCGACCGCTTCATTGGAGTGGACAACTTCCACTACTCTCCGGAAGGCCATCGGGCGCTGGGCGCGGTCAATGCGGCATTGTTGCGGCAGCACTTACGCGGACGCCCGTTGATCTAG
- a CDS encoding glycosyltransferase family 2 protein: MEQPTIPASVPSLTVVVLTRDEEIHIARALASLDGLASRIVVVDSGSYDKTREIAAATGANVFERPWVNYADQFQWALDHTGINTEWTMRLDADEWLGKDLVASLRQALANSDGGVSAISLDRQHHFMGRWIRHGGRYPLRLLRLWRTGMGRIEQRWMDEHIVVDRGRIRHVPGTFVDQNENDLSFFTTKHDAYATREALDALIAKHALFDLPEDGALESTGQARQTRTIKNGWYNRLPTGLGPLLYFLYRYILQLGFLDGRPGLIYHVLQGFWYRFLVDAKRVELEQTIDGAETAAEKVDRLSKATGHDLAAFAASQTQLPR; encoded by the coding sequence ATGGAACAGCCAACCATCCCTGCCAGCGTGCCTTCGCTGACGGTCGTCGTCCTTACACGAGATGAGGAAATCCACATCGCTCGTGCGCTAGCATCGCTTGATGGCCTCGCGAGCAGGATCGTGGTGGTCGATTCCGGATCATACGACAAGACCCGCGAAATCGCAGCTGCGACCGGCGCCAACGTGTTCGAACGTCCGTGGGTCAACTATGCTGACCAATTCCAGTGGGCACTAGATCACACCGGCATCAACACCGAGTGGACGATGCGCCTGGATGCCGACGAGTGGCTGGGCAAGGACCTAGTCGCCTCGCTCCGACAAGCCTTGGCGAACAGCGACGGCGGAGTCAGCGCAATCAGCCTCGACCGCCAACATCATTTCATGGGTCGATGGATCCGGCATGGCGGGCGATATCCGTTGCGGCTGTTGCGACTCTGGCGAACCGGTATGGGCCGGATCGAGCAACGCTGGATGGACGAGCATATTGTCGTCGACCGGGGCCGCATTCGTCATGTTCCTGGGACGTTTGTCGATCAGAATGAAAACGACCTGTCGTTCTTCACCACCAAGCACGATGCCTACGCCACCCGAGAGGCATTGGACGCGTTGATTGCTAAGCACGCTCTATTCGATCTGCCTGAAGATGGCGCGCTGGAGAGCACTGGACAGGCCAGGCAGACACGCACGATCAAAAACGGATGGTATAACCGACTGCCAACTGGCTTGGGTCCACTGCTCTATTTTCTCTACCGTTATATCCTGCAGCTGGGTTTCCTCGATGGAAGGCCAGGCCTGATTTATCATGTACTGCAGGGTTTCTGGTATCGGTTCCTTGTCGATGCCAAGCGGGTCGAACTGGAGCAGACAATCGATGGCGCCGAGACCGCCGCAGAGAAGGTGGACAGACTGAGCAAGGCCACCGGTCATGACCTCGCGGCATTTGCCGCTTCGCAGACGCAATTGCCGCGCTAG
- a CDS encoding glycosyltransferase family 2 protein has protein sequence MTPRFSVVTISYNQDAFLLAAMDSVLSQTHAEIEYILCDPGSTDTSRAIIDANPDPRIIRVFEPDEGPADGLNKGFAQATGDIFYYLNSDDLVLPGAFACAAQYFAAHPEVDVLCGHAEVIDETGKHIRCVWSEPFQRYAVATGAHVQIQPATFIRADAFRKAGGFDASDRGNWDGGLLTSLFLSGARIEVIDAVLGAYRLHADSITMSGKLAERHHANALRNFERLMGRPWDWRDDLGSRALRLAKHLRHPRRTIERLQKGPLFKAG, from the coding sequence ATGACACCGCGCTTCAGCGTCGTCACCATCTCCTACAATCAGGATGCCTTCCTGCTGGCTGCAATGGATTCGGTTCTGTCCCAGACACATGCAGAGATCGAGTACATCCTATGCGATCCTGGCTCCACTGACACAAGCAGAGCAATCATCGACGCCAATCCAGATCCTCGGATCATCCGGGTATTCGAACCCGATGAGGGCCCTGCAGACGGTCTGAACAAAGGCTTCGCGCAAGCCACGGGCGACATTTTTTACTATCTCAATTCAGACGATCTGGTGTTGCCAGGGGCGTTTGCATGTGCGGCGCAATATTTTGCTGCCCATCCGGAAGTCGATGTGCTGTGCGGCCATGCCGAAGTGATCGACGAAACCGGGAAGCACATTCGCTGCGTCTGGTCCGAGCCATTTCAGCGCTATGCGGTCGCCACTGGTGCGCATGTCCAGATCCAGCCCGCGACATTTATCCGGGCCGATGCGTTTAGAAAAGCAGGCGGCTTCGACGCTTCGGATCGGGGCAATTGGGACGGGGGATTGCTGACATCGCTGTTTCTGTCCGGAGCGCGGATCGAAGTGATCGATGCTGTCTTGGGCGCTTATCGGTTGCATGCCGACTCGATAACGATGTCCGGCAAGTTGGCAGAGCGACACCATGCCAATGCGTTACGCAATTTCGAACGCTTGATGGGGCGACCATGGGATTGGCGGGACGATCTCGGTTCGCGTGCGCTCCGGTTGGCGAAGCATTTGAGGCACCCGAGAAGAACGATCGAACGATTGCAGAAGGGTCCGTTGTTCAAGGCTGGCTAG
- a CDS encoding acyltransferase — protein sequence MAKQLVLGRDAIIGSLTVIKGLSRLELGDGARLGNLNWITAVPANSADFFKHLPQRDPSLTIGREAAITHRHLIDCTGGVTIGAFATFAGWHSQIISHSFDFRAARQDAAPIRVGEFAFVGSRCTLLKGSSLPDRSMIGAGSVYELDDTGPLGLYRGNPAERVGDLPEDLEYFRRTSGFIS from the coding sequence TTGGCGAAGCAGCTTGTCCTGGGCCGGGATGCCATCATCGGCAGCCTCACAGTCATCAAGGGACTGTCTCGCCTCGAATTGGGGGACGGCGCCCGGCTTGGCAATCTGAACTGGATTACGGCCGTGCCTGCGAATTCAGCGGACTTTTTCAAGCATCTGCCCCAGCGTGACCCGAGCCTGACGATCGGGCGAGAGGCCGCGATAACCCATCGCCACCTGATCGATTGCACCGGTGGCGTGACGATCGGTGCCTTTGCGACATTTGCCGGATGGCATTCCCAGATTATCAGCCATAGTTTTGATTTTCGTGCCGCCCGGCAAGATGCTGCGCCGATCCGTGTCGGGGAATTCGCCTTTGTCGGATCCCGCTGCACGCTCCTGAAAGGAAGCTCGCTGCCGGACCGATCGATGATTGGTGCAGGTTCGGTCTACGAATTGGACGATACAGGCCCCTTGGGGCTGTATCGCGGCAATCCCGCCGAGCGGGTCGGAGATTTGCCCGAGGATCTGGAGTATTTCCGCCGGACCAGCGGTTTCATCTCATGA
- a CDS encoding putative colanic acid biosynthesis acetyltransferase yields MSEPLDASEHGTLRGGPSFSLANRLERLCFTIVWRGLAWLAPPPFGWGWRRQLLRLFRARIASGAKIYPTAKIWLPRHLEMAEWSTLGQGVECYNMAPICIGAGAIVSQRAFLCAGDHDHRDASHQLVTKPVTIGPKAWVAAEAFIGPGVAIGDGAVVGARACVTRDIPAGTIWTGNPAQQVGHRQEQE; encoded by the coding sequence ATGAGCGAGCCCCTCGACGCCTCGGAACACGGTACGCTGCGTGGCGGCCCCAGCTTTTCGCTTGCCAACCGGCTGGAGAGGCTGTGCTTCACGATTGTCTGGCGTGGCCTCGCCTGGCTCGCGCCGCCTCCGTTTGGCTGGGGCTGGCGCCGCCAGTTGTTGCGCCTGTTCCGCGCCCGGATCGCAAGCGGTGCCAAGATCTATCCGACTGCGAAGATCTGGCTGCCGCGCCATCTTGAAATGGCCGAATGGTCAACACTCGGTCAGGGTGTGGAATGCTACAACATGGCGCCGATCTGTATCGGGGCCGGTGCCATCGTTTCCCAGCGTGCGTTCCTGTGTGCGGGCGATCACGATCACAGAGATGCGTCCCACCAACTCGTCACCAAGCCCGTCACGATTGGGCCAAAGGCATGGGTCGCAGCCGAAGCCTTCATCGGCCCTGGTGTTGCGATCGGTGATGGCGCTGTGGTGGGTGCGCGGGCCTGCGTCACGCGCGACATTCCCGCTGGAACTATCTGGACCGGCAACCCCGCCCAACAGGTCGGCCATCGGCAGGAACAGGAGTGA
- a CDS encoding GumC family protein, giving the protein MNATVPPPETFEDAFADERGMPDFGIDLRRVWAAIYRHRFVFGGLVALVLAAAIVLTMITTPVFSARTAMQIDSDTSDVLEEETSFRSFDWDVERFLQTQIDVLLSRGTAMQLVEDMELARDDTFFDRMQVPAPVVPAPGKTLAETRQDSIARILQGNVDADLPRYSRILDLTFESPDAEYAAIISNAYAEAFIASNLERRFESSSYAREYLQEQLAGAKKALEDAERAQVEYARANNLVNLDGGSTGDETPLSLTQQTLINTNDALGNARNARIIAEERYRAARSGDPMQIPEVQTNGYIGQLQQELAMVEAQQGRDASRYKADHPVMQEYSRRTASLRNDLGKAVSDVRGSLRQQYQAALRNERQLQGNVNRLRSGTEAEQSRRVQFNILARETATNRDMYDALLSRFQEVSASAGVTNSNVSIIDRAETPLAPVRPQPFVNLALGLIAGLALGCLYVFLREFVDDAARTPEDITERFGLPFLGSVPKLTGTDEIGTSLDNPKSSVSEAFAALRTSLGLLGKDGLGDVLITSSQQSEGKSFVAYGIARSFAREGRKVLVVDADLRRPSQHSIFGVSRERGLTNILTRQIKPAEAATQVQENLDLIPSGPLPPSVPEFFSGPSFQEFRDWARANYDIVVFDGPPVMGLADTVLLAQKIEHLIFMVEAGRASQGRTAAAIRRLKTNEVTIDGAVLNKFDPHSAGYGYEYGYYYSYASETA; this is encoded by the coding sequence GTGAACGCAACTGTTCCTCCTCCCGAGACATTTGAAGACGCGTTTGCCGACGAGCGCGGCATGCCCGATTTCGGCATCGATTTGCGGCGTGTATGGGCTGCAATCTATCGCCACCGTTTTGTCTTCGGTGGGTTGGTGGCCCTCGTGCTGGCAGCCGCTATTGTGCTCACAATGATCACGACTCCGGTCTTCAGTGCCCGCACGGCGATGCAGATTGACAGCGACACGTCGGACGTTCTTGAAGAAGAAACATCGTTCCGCTCCTTCGACTGGGACGTCGAGAGATTCCTGCAAACGCAAATCGACGTGTTGCTCAGCCGCGGCACAGCCATGCAGCTCGTCGAAGACATGGAGCTTGCCCGGGACGATACCTTCTTTGATAGAATGCAGGTTCCAGCGCCTGTTGTACCGGCGCCGGGCAAGACCTTGGCGGAAACCCGTCAGGATTCCATTGCCCGTATCCTGCAGGGAAATGTTGATGCAGACTTGCCCCGCTACAGCCGCATCCTCGACCTTACATTCGAAAGCCCGGACGCGGAATATGCCGCGATTATTTCGAACGCCTATGCCGAGGCTTTCATCGCCAGCAATCTGGAGCGGCGGTTTGAATCGTCCTCCTATGCCCGCGAGTATTTGCAGGAACAGCTGGCAGGGGCGAAGAAGGCCCTTGAGGATGCCGAGCGCGCGCAAGTCGAATATGCCAGAGCCAACAATCTCGTGAATCTCGACGGCGGATCGACCGGCGACGAGACCCCGCTATCCTTGACCCAGCAAACGCTGATCAACACCAATGATGCGTTGGGCAATGCCCGCAATGCCAGGATCATTGCCGAGGAGCGTTATCGCGCAGCGCGCAGCGGGGATCCGATGCAGATCCCCGAAGTCCAGACCAATGGATATATCGGCCAGTTGCAGCAAGAGCTTGCGATGGTAGAGGCCCAGCAAGGGCGCGATGCCAGCCGCTACAAGGCCGATCACCCGGTGATGCAGGAATATAGCCGCAGGACTGCTTCGCTAAGGAATGATCTGGGCAAGGCAGTATCCGATGTGCGGGGTTCACTGCGCCAGCAATACCAGGCTGCTTTGCGCAACGAACGGCAACTGCAGGGCAATGTGAACAGGCTGCGCAGTGGCACGGAGGCGGAGCAATCACGCCGGGTACAGTTCAACATCCTTGCCCGCGAGACAGCAACCAACCGCGATATGTACGATGCGCTCTTGTCGCGTTTCCAGGAAGTCAGCGCTTCGGCTGGCGTGACCAATAGCAATGTCTCGATCATTGATCGTGCCGAGACACCCTTGGCGCCTGTGAGGCCCCAACCCTTCGTCAATCTGGCTTTGGGCCTGATCGCTGGCCTGGCCCTTGGCTGCCTCTATGTCTTCCTGCGCGAATTCGTCGACGATGCCGCGAGAACTCCGGAAGACATTACCGAACGCTTTGGCCTGCCATTCCTAGGCAGTGTGCCCAAGCTCACCGGGACAGACGAAATCGGCACTTCGCTCGACAATCCCAAATCAAGCGTATCGGAAGCCTTCGCAGCCTTGCGCACATCGCTCGGACTGCTGGGCAAAGACGGGCTGGGCGATGTATTGATAACCAGCAGCCAGCAATCCGAAGGCAAGAGCTTTGTCGCCTACGGCATTGCCCGCAGCTTTGCGCGCGAGGGGCGCAAGGTTCTGGTCGTTGACGCCGATTTGCGTCGCCCGTCACAGCACAGCATTTTCGGTGTGTCGCGCGAACGCGGCCTGACCAACATCCTGACGCGGCAAATAAAGCCGGCCGAGGCCGCAACCCAGGTTCAGGAAAATCTCGACCTGATTCCGTCGGGTCCGTTGCCGCCATCGGTGCCGGAGTTTTTCTCCGGCCCAAGCTTCCAGGAATTCCGTGACTGGGCGCGCGCCAATTATGACATCGTGGTGTTCGATGGCCCGCCGGTCATGGGTCTCGCCGATACCGTGCTCTTGGCCCAGAAGATCGAGCACCTGATCTTTATGGTCGAAGCCGGTCGGGCCAGCCAGGGACGAACAGCTGCCGCAATCCGCCGGCTCAAGACCAACGAAGTCACGATCGATGGCGCCGTGCTCAATAAGTTTGATCCCCACAGTGCTGGCTACGGCTACGAGTACGGCTACTATTACAGCTATGCTTCGGAAACCGCCTGA
- a CDS encoding polysaccharide biosynthesis/export family protein, whose amino-acid sequence MLSKWCRVALGFGIMLATAACSTGPDPILPVGSAAYEVIPEGNVFAPRRVEIGPSDTLRVTVFREPDLSLDSVIVDPDGNIQIPLLGTVDAAGLTAAEFGRDLERRFATRFLVDPSVTVAITQSSQRQVTVAGAVTQPGVFEIPGRISLVDAVALARGPTNIAKYDQVVVFRRVSGERVGGVFDLGAISAGISPDIEILAGDQVIVGTDGLKQAYRDALQAAPLLNVFQTFAVLSDSNNNNDNSPSN is encoded by the coding sequence ATGCTTAGCAAGTGGTGCAGGGTTGCACTGGGTTTCGGAATCATGCTCGCAACAGCAGCATGCAGCACCGGCCCCGATCCCATACTTCCGGTAGGCAGCGCCGCCTACGAAGTTATTCCCGAAGGCAATGTCTTCGCGCCGCGCCGGGTCGAAATCGGCCCGAGCGATACGTTGCGCGTGACCGTTTTCCGCGAGCCAGACCTGTCCCTCGACAGTGTCATTGTTGACCCGGACGGGAACATCCAGATCCCCTTGTTGGGCACCGTCGATGCCGCAGGGCTCACCGCCGCTGAATTCGGCCGTGACCTGGAGCGTCGTTTCGCAACCCGCTTCCTGGTCGACCCCAGCGTGACAGTCGCGATTACGCAAAGTTCACAGCGGCAAGTTACTGTCGCGGGCGCCGTGACCCAGCCCGGAGTGTTCGAGATTCCCGGCCGAATCTCGCTCGTCGATGCTGTCGCATTGGCACGGGGCCCCACCAACATTGCGAAATACGATCAGGTTGTCGTCTTTCGCCGTGTCAGCGGAGAGCGGGTTGGCGGCGTTTTCGATCTGGGCGCGATATCGGCCGGTATTTCACCCGATATCGAGATATTGGCAGGCGATCAGGTAATCGTCGGCACCGATGGCCTCAAACAGGCCTATCGAGACGCCTTGCAGGCTGCTCCGCTGCTCAACGTATTCCAGACCTTCGCGGTCCTGAGCGACAGCAATAATAACAATGACAACAGTCCGTCCAACTAG
- a CDS encoding O-antigen ligase family protein, translating to MTETDSASRDGFFPATALLLAVLVLAGGTARAANDLLGLLSALPLLYLLLRGVRAQDLDWPARLALALYGLAWLQLVPVPPAIWTALPGRQLAVDILATMGMAPGWRPLALDPGSAAIGLVSIAAPLVLLVGFARLTRQEQSKLLLGIVIIAIATAILGVVQRVTGGLNIYDADHAGYATGLFANRNHHASFLACAILIVPAVVPSTRQKWGLWIVAGIALGLFAGILATTSRAGIVLGAGALGASLVAAAQPRKAVLLAGGAVMIVAGAALALTPALAPVFERFADAAQDQRATMARDTLVAAQAFWPWGSGWGSFVPVYMAFEDLDTMAGRYVVAAHNDYLQLILEGGIFGLVVAIAGPLASALVAARLWRDKAPGPLWCLWGVGLVLLLHSAVDFPLRTGALAALLAIAFAAKENWQAPLPARARAD from the coding sequence ATGACAGAAACTGATAGTGCATCGCGCGACGGATTCTTCCCGGCGACAGCTCTGTTGCTCGCTGTCCTGGTACTTGCCGGTGGCACTGCGAGAGCGGCCAATGACCTGCTCGGGCTGCTCAGCGCGCTGCCCCTTCTCTATCTTTTGTTGAGAGGGGTCCGGGCGCAAGACCTGGATTGGCCAGCACGACTAGCATTGGCCCTTTATGGCCTTGCCTGGCTCCAGCTTGTACCCGTGCCACCCGCTATCTGGACCGCCCTGCCAGGGCGGCAACTTGCAGTCGACATCCTTGCAACAATGGGCATGGCCCCGGGCTGGCGACCATTGGCGCTCGATCCGGGCAGCGCGGCAATCGGTTTGGTATCGATTGCAGCGCCACTGGTCCTGCTGGTCGGCTTCGCCCGACTGACCCGACAGGAGCAGTCGAAACTGCTGCTAGGGATCGTGATCATTGCCATTGCGACGGCCATTCTGGGTGTCGTCCAGCGGGTCACCGGCGGTTTGAATATCTATGATGCCGACCATGCAGGATATGCGACAGGGCTGTTCGCCAATCGCAATCACCATGCATCATTTCTCGCCTGTGCCATCCTGATCGTTCCTGCCGTCGTCCCATCGACGCGCCAGAAATGGGGCCTCTGGATCGTGGCGGGGATTGCCCTTGGCCTGTTCGCCGGAATCCTTGCCACCACATCACGCGCCGGAATCGTGTTGGGAGCCGGAGCGCTCGGCGCTTCGCTTGTTGCCGCTGCCCAGCCCCGCAAGGCTGTGTTGTTGGCAGGCGGGGCGGTGATGATTGTCGCAGGTGCGGCACTGGCACTTACACCAGCCTTGGCCCCGGTCTTCGAACGTTTCGCAGACGCAGCCCAGGATCAAAGAGCAACAATGGCGCGCGACACTTTGGTGGCTGCTCAAGCCTTCTGGCCCTGGGGCTCCGGCTGGGGAAGCTTCGTGCCCGTCTACATGGCATTTGAAGACCTTGACACCATGGCAGGACGCTATGTCGTGGCCGCGCATAATGACTATCTGCAGTTGATCCTGGAGGGCGGGATCTTCGGCTTGGTAGTTGCGATCGCCGGGCCACTTGCAAGCGCGCTGGTCGCAGCAAGGCTATGGCGGGACAAGGCGCCGGGACCATTGTGGTGCCTGTGGGGCGTCGGCCTGGTGCTCCTGCTCCATTCTGCGGTCGACTTTCCGCTGAGAACAGGGGCGCTTGCTGCGCTTCTAGCCATTGCTTTCGCTGCAAAAGAAAACTGGCAAGCGCCATTGCCAGCGCGGGCAAGGGCAGACTAG
- a CDS encoding lipopolysaccharide biosynthesis protein: protein MRLLHAFASNAIGQVATIGIALATVPLFTSAFGTERYGCYLLLLAFQPYFAIHQLAAARLVTVASAKQELGDDSAPVMLRSILLCGIGLSALFTALFFFAYPWFSARFSGDTAVVPEVGDAWVWAAALILLNTVTLLQNHQLDGLKRFAASNVLTNTGNLLALLLPLAPGLYDGSFDRLVMAIAIARLVQAGIGWCLLPRTPWWRDTGKLMHEWAHHAGQFGWLTLSALCNAAIVTIDRILLGLTYSATALYFYAVPVGVAGRFVVLAAALGRAMGPDFATARHERSVELAREANHAVLATMLLFALPLSFFAYDLLALWVGTAFADQSTPIFRLAMVGLIGMSISQAPSILLHSTGRAQRQVWLQIVEVVPFVAAIYWASGLGLIAVAWVVVLRNVIDGIAHLWLVGLGWRSALRSLLVALSVLALGLAAPRFDIMPVGQQMLMFALLACIALAAIAILFPRTLRFGLAQLRSYVVVPSGKAGQE from the coding sequence ATGCGGCTGCTCCACGCCTTTGCCAGCAATGCCATCGGGCAGGTCGCGACCATCGGAATCGCCCTCGCGACCGTGCCGCTGTTCACCTCTGCATTCGGAACCGAGCGCTATGGCTGCTACCTGCTGCTGCTAGCCTTCCAACCCTATTTCGCGATCCATCAGCTGGCTGCCGCCCGTTTGGTCACGGTCGCATCTGCAAAGCAGGAACTCGGCGATGACAGCGCTCCGGTCATGCTGCGATCGATCCTGCTGTGCGGTATCGGCCTCAGCGCTTTGTTCACGGCCCTGTTCTTCTTCGCCTACCCCTGGTTCTCGGCCCGCTTCAGCGGGGACACTGCCGTCGTGCCGGAAGTCGGCGACGCATGGGTCTGGGCCGCAGCACTCATACTTCTCAACACCGTCACACTGCTCCAGAACCACCAGCTCGACGGTCTCAAACGCTTCGCCGCGTCCAATGTCCTGACCAATACGGGCAACCTCCTCGCCTTGCTGTTGCCGCTTGCACCCGGCTTGTATGACGGGTCTTTTGATCGTCTCGTTATGGCCATCGCAATTGCCCGGCTGGTGCAGGCCGGCATCGGCTGGTGCTTGCTGCCCCGCACCCCGTGGTGGCGCGATACGGGCAAGCTCATGCATGAATGGGCGCACCATGCAGGCCAGTTCGGCTGGCTCACGCTCTCTGCCCTGTGCAATGCAGCGATTGTCACGATCGACCGGATCCTCTTGGGCCTGACCTACTCCGCAACAGCGCTCTATTTCTACGCCGTGCCGGTGGGCGTCGCGGGCCGGTTCGTCGTGCTGGCAGCGGCATTGGGCCGTGCCATGGGGCCTGATTTCGCAACCGCGCGGCACGAACGATCTGTTGAGCTCGCGCGCGAAGCGAACCACGCGGTCCTGGCGACAATGCTGCTCTTTGCTCTGCCCTTGTCGTTCTTCGCGTATGATTTGCTAGCATTGTGGGTGGGGACCGCATTCGCTGACCAAAGCACACCGATCTTTCGCCTCGCCATGGTCGGGTTGATCGGCATGAGCATCTCGCAAGCCCCTTCGATCCTTCTCCATTCGACCGGACGCGCGCAGCGCCAGGTCTGGCTACAGATTGTTGAAGTCGTCCCGTTTGTCGCAGCGATATATTGGGCGTCCGGTCTTGGCTTGATCGCGGTCGCCTGGGTCGTGGTCTTGCGAAATGTGATCGACGGTATCGCGCATCTCTGGCTGGTCGGGTTGGGGTGGCGCAGCGCGCTCCGGTCGCTGCTCGTGGCCCTGTCCGTTCTCGCGCTTGGCCTGGCAGCTCCCCGCTTTGACATTATGCCGGTTGGGCAACAAATGCTGATGTTTGCGCTACTGGCCTGCATAGCGTTGGCCGCAATTGCGATCCTGTTCCCGCGCACTTTGCGCTTCGGCTTGGCGCAATTGCGCAGCTATGTGGTGGTTCCCAGTGGGAAGGCGGGGCAAGAATGA